One part of the Streptomyces lydicus genome encodes these proteins:
- a CDS encoding DUF4185 domain-containing protein: MPTAPSPRTTTAAALLLAATAPLWTLPGDAAPDRVAHCTGRRIASWSVDSRRTAAFARYGDDNTRTDDWTGGDGTHSVRLPDGRTLWLFSDTYLDRVRSPSGRRAGPRRRTADGGGTPLLRHNSAVLMSRSGRLQRTLTGGPPSAPGPFFPDPPGGGLRWPVRAAVEPRTPGTGRKVVRVLLWNRAPGTGPWVFGVPRATEVATLSLPDLRLESIRETVGRTAADPGERVLYGAAAVRHHGWTYVFGGDDPPSAPGSGAWLARVPAGRLADRGGWRFWDGGRWQRRPERARPVLRAGGRRGVGSAFTVVRDGPAWVLFTMDTGGDGSAGMRSLTSYWACSPQGPWHGPHGHLTPPRPPAPDPRHVVVCNPQAHPEFTANGRLLLSYDVNWLGPPGVPPDARLNGDVALYRPRFLRVRLGPEG; this comes from the coding sequence ATGCCCACGGCACCGAGCCCGCGCACCACGACCGCCGCGGCCCTGCTGCTGGCCGCCACCGCCCCCCTCTGGACGCTGCCGGGAGACGCCGCGCCCGACCGCGTCGCGCACTGCACCGGACGCCGGATCGCCTCCTGGTCGGTCGACTCCCGCCGCACCGCCGCGTTCGCCCGCTACGGCGACGACAACACCCGGACAGACGACTGGACCGGCGGCGACGGCACCCACTCGGTGCGCCTCCCCGACGGCCGTACGCTCTGGCTCTTCTCCGACACCTACCTCGACCGGGTCCGGTCCCCGTCCGGCCGGCGGGCCGGGCCGCGCCGCCGCACCGCCGACGGCGGTGGAACGCCGCTCCTGCGGCACAACTCCGCCGTGCTGATGTCCCGTTCGGGCCGGCTGCAGCGCACCCTGACCGGCGGCCCGCCGTCCGCCCCGGGGCCGTTCTTCCCCGACCCGCCGGGCGGCGGCCTGCGCTGGCCGGTGCGGGCCGCGGTGGAACCCCGCACGCCCGGAACGGGCCGGAAGGTCGTCCGGGTCCTGCTGTGGAACCGGGCCCCCGGCACGGGCCCGTGGGTCTTCGGGGTGCCTCGCGCCACCGAGGTCGCCACCCTCTCGCTGCCCGACCTGCGGCTGGAGAGCATCCGCGAGACCGTCGGGCGGACCGCCGCCGACCCGGGCGAGCGGGTCCTCTACGGGGCCGCCGCGGTCCGGCACCACGGCTGGACGTACGTCTTCGGCGGTGACGACCCGCCGTCCGCCCCCGGCTCCGGTGCCTGGCTCGCCCGGGTCCCGGCCGGGCGGCTCGCCGACCGGGGCGGCTGGCGGTTCTGGGACGGCGGCCGGTGGCAACGGCGGCCCGAGCGGGCCCGGCCGGTGCTGCGGGCGGGCGGCCGGCGGGGCGTCGGCAGTGCCTTCACCGTCGTCCGCGACGGCCCGGCCTGGGTGCTGTTCACCATGGATACCGGGGGAGACGGCTCGGCCGGGATGCGCTCCCTCACCAGCTACTGGGCCTGCTCACCCCAGGGCCCCTGGCACGGCCCGCACGGGCACCTCACCCCGCCCCGCCCGCCCGCGCCCGACCCGCGGCACGTCGTCGTCTGCAACCCCCAGGCCCACCCGGAGTTCACCGCGAACGGCCGGCTGCTGCTCAGCTACGACGTCAACTGGCTCGGCCCGCCCGGTGTCCCGCCCGACGCGCGGCTCAACGGGGATGTCGCCCTGTACCGCCCGCGGTTCCTGCGCGTCCGCCTGGGACCGGAGGGGTGA
- a CDS encoding methylmalonyl-CoA mutase subunit beta has protein sequence MTAESTELPLAAAFPDADREQWQRLVEGVLRKSGVAQATGAAAEDTLATDLQDGIRIRPLYTAEDGAAPVGHPGFPPFVRGGSPEGTTVAGWDVRQRHVLTDPRRANEAVLADLENGTTSVWLTVGDGGVPVAGLAEALKGVYLDLAPVVLDAGADFAPAAEELLRLYAEAGVPPAEAVASLGADPLGLLARTGDDSKLRVQLEAAARLAGRCVADAPGVRALTVDALPYHEAGGSAAEELGASLATGVAYLRQLTGAGLHVDDACRQLEFRYAATADQFLTIAKLRAARRLWARVAEVCGVSPEASAQRQHAVTSTVMMTRRDPWVNMLRTTVAGLSAGVGGADAVTVLPFDAALGVSDAFARRIARNTQSVLLEESHLSKVIDPAGGSWYVERLTDELARAAWSFFQDIEGAGGQAEALRSGMLADRLADTWARRSADLAHRREPITGVSEFPHLAEAPVDREPAPAPVGGGSPRTGSGGGLPRVRRDDAYERLRSRSDAHLAASGDRPKVLLAGFGPVAAHTARAAFAANLFQAGGIEPVQETVDAESVAGVFARSGARIAVLCSSDAVYGEQATAVAAALKSAGALRVYLAGKPGERREEFEAAGVDSFVFAGCDAVEVLSSALDVMEVA, from the coding sequence ATGACCGCCGAGTCCACCGAACTTCCCCTGGCCGCGGCCTTCCCTGACGCCGACCGAGAGCAGTGGCAGCGCCTCGTCGAAGGTGTGCTGCGCAAATCGGGCGTCGCGCAGGCAACGGGTGCCGCCGCCGAGGACACCCTCGCCACCGACCTCCAGGACGGGATCCGCATCCGCCCGCTGTACACCGCCGAGGACGGCGCGGCCCCCGTGGGCCACCCCGGTTTCCCGCCGTTCGTACGCGGCGGGAGTCCCGAAGGCACGACCGTGGCCGGGTGGGACGTACGCCAGCGGCACGTGCTGACCGATCCGCGGCGCGCCAACGAAGCGGTGCTCGCCGACCTGGAGAACGGCACCACCTCGGTCTGGCTGACCGTCGGGGACGGCGGGGTGCCGGTGGCCGGTCTGGCCGAGGCGCTCAAGGGCGTCTATCTGGACCTGGCCCCGGTGGTTCTGGACGCGGGCGCCGATTTCGCCCCGGCCGCCGAGGAGTTGCTGCGCCTGTACGCCGAGGCGGGTGTGCCGCCGGCCGAGGCGGTCGCCTCACTGGGCGCCGATCCGCTCGGTCTGCTGGCCCGTACCGGCGACGACAGCAAGCTGCGGGTGCAGCTGGAGGCGGCGGCCCGGCTGGCCGGCCGCTGCGTCGCCGACGCGCCGGGGGTGCGCGCGCTGACCGTCGACGCGCTGCCGTACCACGAGGCGGGCGGTTCGGCCGCCGAGGAACTGGGTGCCTCACTGGCCACCGGCGTGGCCTATCTGCGGCAGCTGACCGGCGCCGGGCTGCACGTCGACGACGCCTGCCGGCAGCTGGAGTTCCGCTACGCCGCCACCGCCGACCAGTTCCTGACCATCGCCAAGCTGCGCGCCGCGCGCCGGCTGTGGGCGCGGGTCGCGGAGGTCTGCGGCGTCTCGCCGGAGGCGTCCGCACAGCGTCAGCACGCGGTCACCTCCACGGTGATGATGACCCGTCGGGACCCGTGGGTGAACATGCTGCGCACCACCGTCGCGGGGCTGTCCGCCGGTGTGGGCGGCGCGGACGCGGTGACGGTGCTGCCGTTCGACGCGGCGCTCGGTGTGTCCGACGCGTTCGCCCGCCGGATCGCCCGCAACACCCAGTCGGTGCTGCTGGAGGAGTCGCACCTGTCCAAGGTGATCGACCCGGCGGGCGGCTCCTGGTACGTGGAGCGCCTCACCGACGAACTGGCCCGCGCCGCCTGGTCGTTCTTCCAGGACATCGAGGGCGCCGGCGGTCAGGCCGAGGCGCTGCGCTCCGGGATGCTCGCCGACCGCCTCGCGGACACCTGGGCGCGCCGCAGCGCGGACCTGGCGCACCGGCGTGAACCGATCACCGGCGTCAGTGAGTTCCCGCACCTCGCCGAGGCGCCGGTGGACCGCGAGCCGGCGCCCGCCCCGGTCGGCGGGGGGTCTCCCCGGACGGGGTCCGGGGGCGGGCTGCCGCGGGTGCGCAGGGACGATGCGTACGAGCGGCTGCGGTCGCGCTCGGACGCCCACCTGGCGGCGTCCGGCGACCGGCCGAAGGTGCTCCTGGCGGGCTTCGGCCCGGTCGCGGCGCACACCGCCCGGGCGGCCTTCGCCGCCAACCTCTTCCAGGCGGGCGGCATCGAGCCGGTGCAGGAGACGGTGGACGCGGAGTCGGTGGCCGGGGTCTTCGCCCGCAGTGGCGCGCGGATCGCCGTGCTGTGCTCCAGCGACGCGGTGTACGGCGAGCAGGCGACGGCCGTGGCGGCCGCGCTGAAGTCGGCCGGGGCGCTGCGGGTGTACCTGGCCGGCAAGCCGGGCGAGCGCCGGGAGGAATTCGAGGCGGCCGGGGTGGACTCCTTCGTCTTCGCCGGCTGCGACGCGGTCGAGGTGCTGTCCTCGGCCCTGGACGTCATGGAGGTGGCGTGA